The following proteins are encoded in a genomic region of uncultured Fusobacterium sp.:
- the hemB gene encoding porphobilinogen synthase, with protein MFTRTRRLRSSKILRDMVRNVTLSIDELIYPLFIEEGENIKEEISSMPGQYRFSIDRLGEELEELKELGIKSLLLFGIPKEKDPVGSGAYAENGIVQEAIRYIKKNYPEFLIITDVCMCEYTSHGHCGILDGCDVKNDETLKYLAKIALSHAQAGADIVAPSDMMDGRIQAMREILDENGFEYTPIMAYSVKYASNYYGPFRDAADSAPSFGDRKTYQMDFRNSKEYYREVESDIEEGADFIMVKPALAYLDVIHALKDLSLPLVAYNVSGEYSMVKAAAQNGWINEKGIVMENMYALKRAGVNLIITYHAKEIAQWVKNGEITL; from the coding sequence ATGTTTACAAGAACAAGAAGACTTAGAAGTTCTAAAATTTTAAGAGATATGGTTAGAAATGTAACTTTAAGTATTGATGAACTTATATACCCACTTTTTATTGAAGAGGGAGAAAACATAAAAGAGGAGATTTCTTCAATGCCTGGCCAATATAGATTTTCTATAGATAGACTTGGAGAGGAATTAGAAGAGTTAAAAGAATTAGGTATTAAATCTCTTTTACTTTTTGGTATTCCTAAGGAAAAAGATCCTGTTGGTTCTGGAGCTTATGCTGAAAATGGTATAGTTCAAGAAGCTATTAGATATATTAAGAAAAATTATCCAGAATTTTTAATTATCACTGATGTTTGTATGTGTGAATACACTTCTCATGGACATTGTGGAATCTTAGATGGTTGTGATGTTAAAAATGATGAGACTTTAAAATATTTAGCTAAAATAGCTCTTTCTCATGCTCAAGCTGGAGCTGATATTGTAGCTCCTTCTGATATGATGGATGGAAGAATACAAGCTATGAGAGAGATTTTAGATGAAAATGGATTTGAATATACACCTATAATGGCTTATAGTGTAAAATATGCTTCTAACTACTATGGTCCTTTTAGAGATGCTGCTGATTCTGCTCCAAGCTTTGGAGATAGAAAAACTTATCAGATGGATTTTAGAAACTCTAAAGAATACTATAGAGAGGTGGAATCAGATATTGAAGAGGGTGCTGACTTTATAATGGTTAAACCTGCCCTTGCTTACCTTGATGTTATCCATGCTTTAAAAGATCTTTCTCTACCACTTGTAGCTTACAATGTAAGTGGAGAGTATTCAATGGTTAAAGCTGCTGCTCAAAATGGTTGGATAAATGAAAAGGGAATTGTTATGGAAAATATGTATGCTCTAAAAAGAGCTGGTGTAAATTTAATTATCACTTACCATGCTAAAGAGATAGCTCAATGGGTGAAAAATGGAGAGATTACACTTTAG
- a CDS encoding bifunctional precorrin-2 dehydrogenase/sirohydrochlorin ferrochelatase: MENRFFPLFVNLTGKEALVIGAGKIAIRKVESLLQYGAKVTVVTREIREEKFFNLKNIDIKIGEFDETLLENKFIVVAATDNPEFNRYIYELCNSKNILVNNITSKEDMNCRFASILETEEYQIGISAKGNPVKSKALKNRLKEILKTDLE; the protein is encoded by the coding sequence ATGGAAAATAGATTTTTCCCTCTATTTGTAAATTTAACAGGAAAGGAAGCTCTTGTTATTGGAGCTGGAAAGATAGCTATTAGAAAAGTTGAGTCACTTCTTCAATATGGTGCTAAAGTTACAGTTGTTACTAGAGAAATTAGAGAAGAAAAATTTTTCAATCTTAAAAATATAGATATAAAAATAGGAGAGTTTGATGAAACTCTCCTTGAAAATAAATTTATAGTCGTAGCTGCTACTGATAACCCAGAGTTTAATAGATATATCTATGAACTTTGCAATTCTAAAAATATATTGGTAAATAATATTACCTCTAAAGAGGATATGAATTGCCGTTTTGCTAGTATCCTAGAAACTGAAGAATACCAAATAGGTATATCTGCTAAGGGTAATCCTGTTAAATCTAAGGCTTTAAAAAACAGGTTAAAAGAGATATTAAAAACTGACCTAGAATAA
- the cobA gene encoding uroporphyrinogen-III C-methyltransferase codes for MNKKGKVYIMGAGPGDAELLTLKGKRAIEEADCIVYDRLINNRILNYAKKDAEMIYLGKGNCEGGVIQDEINKTIVEKALEGKVVARVKGGDPFVFGRGGEEIQALFENGIEFEEIPGITSSISVPAYAGIPVTHRGLARSFHVFTGHTMADGSWHNFEAIAKLDGTLVFLMGIKNLPIIVNDLITNGKDPKTPIAIIEKGATADQRVTIGTLENIVNLAQERKIVPPAITIIGEVVNLRDTFKWFEDTQLFGKKVLVTRDRRQAGEFSDKIEKMGGVAVELPFIEIESTLDKVDKEMLKSYSALLFNSPNGVREFMNKIEDIRDIAHLKIGAVGSKTKELLEGYKIKADFIPTEYLVERLAEEAVNHTQVGEKILIITSDISPCDTDKFNSIYDRHFDKIVAYKTKKIIREKEEVLNTLKKVEVVTFLSSSTVDAFMASIENDVEAVKNIKFASIGPVTSETMRKYGLTVDFEAKVYDVNGIIEAIK; via the coding sequence ATGAATAAAAAAGGTAAAGTATATATAATGGGAGCTGGTCCTGGAGATGCTGAGCTTCTTACTTTAAAGGGAAAGAGAGCTATTGAGGAAGCTGATTGTATAGTTTATGATAGACTTATTAATAATCGTATTTTAAACTATGCTAAAAAAGATGCAGAGATGATATATCTTGGAAAAGGAAACTGTGAAGGTGGAGTTATTCAAGATGAAATTAATAAAACTATTGTTGAAAAAGCTCTAGAAGGAAAGGTAGTAGCCAGAGTTAAAGGAGGAGATCCTTTTGTATTTGGTAGAGGTGGAGAGGAGATTCAAGCTCTTTTTGAAAATGGAATAGAGTTTGAAGAGATTCCAGGAATCACTTCATCTATATCTGTTCCTGCCTATGCTGGTATTCCTGTAACACACAGAGGTCTTGCTAGATCTTTCCACGTATTTACTGGACATACTATGGCTGATGGTTCTTGGCATAATTTTGAAGCTATTGCTAAATTAGATGGAACTTTAGTTTTCCTAATGGGAATAAAAAATCTACCAATTATAGTTAATGATTTAATAACTAATGGAAAAGATCCTAAAACTCCTATTGCTATTATAGAAAAAGGAGCCACAGCAGATCAAAGAGTAACTATTGGAACTTTAGAAAATATTGTCAATTTAGCTCAAGAGAGAAAAATTGTTCCTCCTGCTATTACAATAATAGGAGAAGTTGTAAATCTTAGAGATACTTTTAAATGGTTTGAAGATACTCAACTATTTGGTAAAAAAGTTTTAGTTACTAGAGATAGAAGACAAGCTGGAGAGTTTTCTGATAAGATTGAAAAAATGGGAGGAGTAGCTGTTGAACTTCCATTTATTGAGATAGAATCTACACTAGATAAAGTAGACAAAGAGATGTTAAAATCTTACTCAGCTTTACTATTTAACTCACCTAATGGAGTTAGAGAGTTTATGAATAAGATTGAAGATATCAGAGATATAGCTCATCTTAAAATTGGTGCAGTTGGAAGTAAAACTAAGGAATTATTAGAAGGATATAAGATTAAAGCTGACTTTATTCCAACAGAATACCTTGTTGAAAGACTAGCTGAAGAAGCTGTAAATCATACTCAAGTTGGAGAAAAAATCCTTATTATAACTTCTGATATCTCTCCTTGTGATACAGATAAATTCAACTCTATCTATGATAGACATTTTGATAAAATAGTAGCTTATAAAACTAAAAAAATTATAAGAGAAAAGGAAGAGGTTTTAAACACTCTTAAAAAAGTAGAAGTAGTTACTTTCTTAAGTTCTTCTACTGTTGATGCTTTTATGGCTAGTATTGAAAATGATGTAGAAGCTGTTAAAAATATTAAATTTGCTTCTATTGGTCCTGTTACAAGTGAAACTATGAGAAAATATGGACTAACTGTGGATTTTGAAGCTAAAGTTTATGATGTAAATGGAATTATTGAAGCTATAAAATAG
- a CDS encoding nucleobase:cation symporter-2 family protein, whose amino-acid sequence MSTEKKVLKENEELFKIDGKPSFLEALPLAFQHIVAMFVGNVAPILIISRVAKLDPNTTTVLIQCAMLAAGIATFVQIYPVKLFGGLRIGSKLPVVMGTSFGFLPTVLAILSGSSLNLPVLFGAQIVGGIASILIGAYLKKIRKYFPPLVAGTVVFSIGLSLFPIGINYMAGGVGSPTYGSYQNWAISLIVLATVLFFNQFTKGITKLSSILIGITVGYIISVCLGIVNFTPVKDAAWFALPKFFIFGAPKFEVGSMVAMIIMYLVTAIQAVGDLSAITLGGVNREVSDKELSGGVIGNGVAAIISSILNSFPTATYSQNVGLVVLTKVVSRYVIGIAATVLLVAGFVPKFGAIINTIPSAVIGGGTITVFSMITMTGIQIISKSGITGRTMVIVGLSVAVGAGIGQVPQSIAQFPQFVKLIFGSSVVMSTLLALLLNIILPKEENR is encoded by the coding sequence ATGTCAACAGAAAAAAAAGTACTAAAAGAAAATGAGGAGTTGTTTAAGATAGATGGGAAACCTTCATTTTTAGAAGCCTTACCATTAGCTTTTCAACACATTGTAGCTATGTTTGTAGGGAATGTGGCACCAATTTTAATTATCTCTAGAGTAGCAAAATTGGATCCTAACACAACTACAGTTTTAATTCAATGTGCTATGTTAGCAGCGGGAATAGCTACTTTTGTTCAAATATACCCAGTTAAATTATTTGGTGGTTTAAGAATAGGATCTAAATTACCAGTAGTAATGGGAACAAGTTTTGGATTTTTACCAACTGTTTTAGCTATATTAAGTGGAAGTTCTTTAAATTTACCAGTATTATTTGGAGCTCAAATAGTAGGAGGAATAGCCTCAATATTAATAGGAGCTTATTTAAAGAAAATTAGAAAATATTTTCCACCACTAGTAGCTGGAACAGTTGTTTTTTCTATAGGATTATCATTATTTCCAATAGGTATTAACTATATGGCAGGGGGAGTAGGAAGCCCTACTTATGGTTCTTATCAAAACTGGGCTATAAGTTTAATAGTATTAGCAACAGTATTATTTTTCAATCAATTTACTAAAGGAATTACAAAATTATCCTCTATTTTAATAGGAATAACAGTGGGATATATAATTTCTGTTTGTTTAGGAATTGTTAATTTTACTCCTGTAAAAGATGCTGCTTGGTTTGCTTTACCTAAGTTTTTTATTTTTGGAGCTCCTAAGTTTGAAGTAGGTTCTATGGTAGCTATGATAATTATGTATTTAGTTACAGCTATTCAAGCTGTTGGAGATTTATCAGCGATAACTTTAGGGGGAGTAAATAGAGAAGTAAGTGATAAAGAGCTTTCTGGAGGAGTAATTGGAAATGGAGTTGCAGCTATAATTTCATCTATTTTAAATTCATTCCCAACAGCAACTTACTCTCAAAACGTTGGACTTGTAGTTTTAACTAAAGTTGTAAGTAGATATGTAATAGGAATAGCAGCTACAGTTCTTTTAGTAGCTGGATTTGTACCTAAGTTTGGAGCTATTATAAATACAATTCCTTCAGCAGTAATTGGAGGAGGAACAATTACAGTTTTCTCTATGATAACTATGACAGGTATTCAAATAATCAGTAAAAGTGGAATTACAGGTAGAACAATGGTAATAGTTGGACTATCAGTAGCAGTTGGAGCTGGAATTGGACAAGTTCCTCAATCTATAGCTCAATTCCCTCAATTTGTAAAATTGATATTTGGTTCAAGTGTTGTAATGTCTACATTACTAGCTTTATTATTAAATATTATTTTACCTAAAGAAGAGAATAGATAG
- a CDS encoding RNA-binding S4 domain-containing protein, producing MRLDKFLKVSRIIKRRPIAKIVVDGGKAKLNGKVAKASTEVKVGQILELEYFNKYFKFEILEVPTGNVAKEKTSELINVLESRGITVDIDSEEDIF from the coding sequence ATGAGATTAGATAAATTTTTAAAAGTAAGTAGAATAATAAAAAGAAGACCAATTGCAAAAATTGTAGTAGATGGTGGAAAAGCAAAATTAAATGGAAAAGTGGCAAAAGCTAGTACAGAGGTTAAAGTTGGACAAATATTAGAATTGGAATATTTTAATAAATATTTTAAATTTGAGATATTAGAAGTTCCTACAGGAAATGTAGCAAAAGAGAAAACATCAGAACTTATTAATGTATTAGAAAGTAGAGGAATTACTGTGGATATTGATAGTGAGGAGGATATTTTTTAA
- the mazG gene encoding nucleoside triphosphate pyrophosphohydrolase, translating to MKEFDRLIEIIKILRSENGCPWDREQTLESLKPCLREEVAELLEAMEGDIEEHKGELGDVLMNLVFQADIREQEGKFNIEDVAHEINEKLIRRHPHVFKDKNNSISTEEVLVNWDEIKKKEKLHENRKSALDGVPKYLPALSKAQKIQKKAAKVGFDWDNVDQVIEKLYEEIEELKVEIKKNDREKMKDELGDLLFSAVNIARFLDIDATEALESTIKKFDKRFRYVENKCEIEKSSLEELEKFWQEAKKDIDL from the coding sequence ATGAAGGAATTTGATAGATTGATAGAGATAATAAAAATTCTTAGAAGTGAAAATGGTTGTCCTTGGGATAGGGAACAAACATTAGAAAGTTTAAAACCTTGTTTAAGGGAGGAGGTAGCAGAGTTATTAGAAGCTATGGAAGGAGATATAGAGGAACATAAAGGAGAATTAGGAGATGTTCTTATGAATCTTGTTTTCCAAGCTGATATTAGAGAGCAAGAGGGAAAATTTAATATTGAAGATGTAGCTCATGAAATTAATGAAAAATTAATAAGAAGACATCCTCATGTTTTTAAAGATAAAAATAATTCTATAAGTACAGAAGAAGTATTGGTAAATTGGGATGAAATAAAAAAGAAAGAGAAGTTACATGAAAATAGAAAATCAGCTTTAGATGGAGTTCCTAAATACTTACCAGCTCTTTCAAAAGCACAAAAAATTCAAAAGAAGGCAGCAAAAGTTGGATTTGATTGGGACAATGTTGATCAAGTTATAGAAAAACTTTATGAAGAGATTGAAGAGTTAAAAGTTGAAATCAAAAAAAACGATAGAGAGAAAATGAAAGATGAATTAGGAGATCTATTGTTTTCAGCAGTTAATATAGCTAGATTTTTAGATATTGATGCCACAGAGGCTTTAGAATCTACTATAAAAAAATTTGATAAGAGATTTAGATATGTAGAAAACAAGTGTGAGATTGAAAAAAGTTCATTGGAAGAATTAGAAAAATTTTGGCAAGAAGCAAAAAAAGACATTGACTTATAA
- a CDS encoding LysR family transcriptional regulator — MLISFKMFMAVVEEMSISRAAARSFVTQQCVSDHIKRIEEDYGVILFNRRPRLSLTPAGEEMYKTLCKISDLENDLEKKLKKLQGNIKPKMTIGVNATRINVILSKLLTEYNKFFPNVIISFVIKDTLALEQMLLKGQLDMIVDLNAHSSPQFNIISIGKDKLYFLISENLYKNYFKIEDLERYEEGIELKEVEGIPLVSNFEGSTIDGLIHHYAERDKAKLNILYYTGDYETQLSLCNSDLAAAICPTMILKKIFEYNKNEKNNIYVFPLKNQSEELKIEIITNKGTETPEYMEKFIELLKKMMRENIVKYKKMNKNS, encoded by the coding sequence ATGTTAATTAGTTTTAAGATGTTTATGGCAGTAGTAGAAGAGATGAGTATAAGTAGAGCTGCTGCCCGTTCTTTCGTAACCCAACAATGTGTAAGTGATCATATAAAGAGAATAGAGGAAGATTATGGAGTAATTCTTTTTAATAGAAGACCAAGATTATCTTTAACTCCAGCTGGAGAAGAGATGTATAAAACTCTTTGTAAAATATCGGATTTAGAAAATGATTTAGAGAAAAAATTAAAAAAATTGCAGGGAAATATAAAACCTAAAATGACAATAGGGGTTAATGCAACTAGGATAAATGTAATCTTATCTAAGCTTTTAACTGAATATAATAAGTTTTTTCCAAATGTAATAATATCTTTTGTAATAAAAGATACTTTAGCATTGGAGCAAATGTTATTAAAAGGGCAATTGGATATGATAGTAGATTTAAATGCTCACAGTAGTCCTCAATTTAATATTATTTCAATTGGAAAAGATAAATTGTATTTTTTAATTTCAGAAAATCTATATAAAAACTATTTTAAAATAGAAGATTTAGAAAGATATGAAGAAGGAATAGAATTAAAAGAGGTGGAAGGAATACCTCTTGTAAGTAATTTTGAGGGAAGTACAATAGATGGCTTAATTCATCATTATGCTGAAAGAGATAAAGCTAAATTAAATATTCTCTACTATACTGGAGATTATGAAACTCAACTTTCACTATGTAATAGTGATTTAGCTGCAGCAATATGCCCAACAATGATTTTAAAAAAAATATTTGAATATAATAAAAATGAAAAAAATAATATATATGTATTTCCTTTAAAAAATCAAAGTGAAGAGTTAAAAATCGAGATTATCACAAATAAAGGAACTGAAACACCTGAATATATGGAGAAATTTATAGAGTTATTGAAAAAAATGATGAGAGAAAACATTGTAAAATATAAGAAAATGAATAAAAATAGTTGA
- the hemC gene encoding hydroxymethylbilane synthase, with protein sequence MSKKIIIGSRGSILALAQSEMIKKKLEENFPDIEFEIKKIVTSGDKDLVSNWNNSDKSLKSFFTKEIEVELLNGTIDLAVHSMKDMPIVSPEGLICGAVPDREDQRDVLISKSGKTLMELPEGAIVGTSSLRRTMNLKNLRPDLQIKQLRGNIHTRLNKLKNEDYDAILLAAAGLKRVGLESEITEYLDPKKFPPAPAQGVLHIQCRENNEEIKNILKSIHNEDIEKVVVIEREFSKIFDGGCHTPMGCYSEISGDMITFSGVYFQGEKGYTANVTEKLEDGVKVAQKLAKCIKEKIDE encoded by the coding sequence ATGAGTAAAAAAATTATTATAGGAAGTAGAGGAAGTATTTTAGCCCTTGCTCAAAGTGAAATGATTAAAAAGAAACTTGAGGAAAATTTCCCAGATATTGAATTTGAAATAAAAAAAATAGTTACTAGTGGAGATAAAGATTTAGTTAGTAACTGGAACAACAGTGATAAGTCACTTAAAAGTTTTTTCACTAAAGAGATTGAAGTTGAACTTTTAAATGGAACTATAGACTTAGCTGTTCACTCAATGAAGGATATGCCAATAGTTTCACCTGAAGGATTAATCTGTGGTGCTGTACCTGATAGAGAGGATCAAAGAGATGTTCTTATCTCTAAAAGTGGAAAAACTTTAATGGAACTTCCTGAAGGAGCTATAGTTGGTACTAGCTCTTTAAGAAGAACTATGAACCTTAAAAACTTAAGACCAGACTTACAAATTAAGCAACTTAGAGGAAATATTCACACTAGATTAAATAAACTTAAAAATGAAGATTATGATGCAATTTTGCTTGCTGCTGCTGGATTAAAAAGAGTTGGGTTAGAATCTGAAATTACTGAGTACTTAGATCCTAAAAAATTCCCTCCTGCTCCAGCTCAAGGAGTATTACATATTCAATGTAGAGAGAATAATGAAGAGATTAAAAATATCTTAAAATCTATTCATAATGAAGATATTGAAAAAGTTGTAGTTATTGAAAGAGAGTTTTCTAAAATTTTTGATGGTGGTTGTCATACACCAATGGGATGTTACTCTGAAATATCTGGAGATATGATTACTTTCTCAGGAGTATATTTCCAAGGAGAAAAAGGTTATACTGCAAATGTAACTGAAAAACTTGAAGATGGAGTTAAAGTAGCTCAAAAACTTGCTAAATGTATAAAGGAGAAAATTGATGAATAA
- the spoVG gene encoding septation regulator SpoVG produces the protein MKITDVRLRAVKGENELKLKAYADITFDECFVIHGLKIIDGQKGMFVAMPSRKMPDGEYKDIVHPITPELRKEITDTVIAKYNEAKPEEVEE, from the coding sequence ATGAAGATTACAGATGTGAGACTAAGAGCAGTAAAAGGAGAAAATGAGTTAAAATTAAAAGCTTATGCTGATATAACTTTTGATGAATGTTTTGTAATCCACGGGTTAAAAATTATTGATGGACAAAAAGGAATGTTTGTAGCTATGCCATCTAGAAAAATGCCAGATGGAGAATATAAAGATATTGTTCACCCAATAACTCCTGAATTAAGAAAAGAAATTACAGATACTGTAATTGCAAAATATAACGAAGCTAAACCTGAAGAAGTGGAAGAATAA
- the hemL gene encoding glutamate-1-semialdehyde 2,1-aminomutase: MNHEISKEIFKKAQKYIPGGVNSPVRAFKSVNREAPIFACKGEGAKVWDEDGNEYIDYICSWGPLILGHNHPKIINGVREAIELGSSFGLPTKREVELAELITKCCPSIEMVRLTTSGTEATMSAVRLARAYTNRNKIAKFEGCYHGHSDALLVKSGSGLLTDGYQDSNGITEGVLKDTVTIPFGNLEALKEALEKKNIACLIMEPVPANMGVVYPNIEFLKAVRELCTETGTLLIFDEVISGFRLALGGAQEYFGITPDMTTLGKIIGGGYPVGAFGGKAEIMQLVAPVGRVYHAGTLSGNPVAVRAGYEMLTYLDENRDTLYKELEEKVKYITEGAKKSAEKYGVNVVINSIGSLFTIFFTDRKEVNNLEDALSSNTENFAIYFNTMLENGIICPPSQFEAHFVSIAHTQEILDRTLEVMDMAFKAIGEKNGK, from the coding sequence ATGAATCACGAAATTTCAAAAGAGATATTTAAAAAAGCTCAAAAATATATTCCTGGAGGTGTAAATAGCCCAGTTAGAGCTTTTAAATCTGTTAATAGAGAGGCTCCAATATTTGCTTGTAAGGGAGAGGGAGCAAAAGTATGGGATGAAGATGGAAATGAATACATTGACTATATCTGTTCTTGGGGTCCATTAATTCTTGGACACAACCATCCTAAAATCATAAATGGAGTAAGAGAGGCTATTGAACTTGGAAGCTCTTTTGGATTACCTACTAAAAGAGAGGTAGAATTAGCTGAACTTATAACTAAATGTTGTCCATCTATTGAGATGGTAAGACTTACTACATCTGGTACAGAGGCTACTATGTCAGCTGTAAGACTTGCTAGAGCTTACACTAATAGAAATAAGATAGCTAAATTTGAAGGATGTTATCATGGACACTCTGATGCTCTACTTGTTAAATCTGGTTCAGGACTTTTAACTGATGGATACCAAGATAGTAATGGAATTACTGAAGGTGTTTTAAAAGATACTGTAACTATTCCTTTTGGTAATTTAGAAGCACTAAAAGAGGCATTAGAAAAGAAAAATATAGCTTGTCTAATTATGGAGCCTGTTCCTGCTAATATGGGAGTAGTTTACCCTAATATAGAGTTTTTAAAAGCTGTAAGAGAACTTTGCACTGAAACTGGTACTCTACTTATTTTTGATGAGGTTATCTCTGGATTTAGACTAGCTTTAGGAGGAGCTCAAGAGTATTTTGGAATCACTCCTGATATGACTACTCTTGGAAAAATAATCGGTGGAGGATACCCAGTGGGAGCTTTTGGTGGTAAAGCTGAAATTATGCAACTTGTTGCTCCAGTAGGAAGAGTTTACCATGCTGGAACTCTATCTGGAAACCCTGTAGCTGTAAGAGCTGGATATGAGATGTTAACTTACCTAGATGAAAATAGAGACACTCTTTATAAAGAGTTAGAGGAAAAAGTAAAATATATAACTGAAGGAGCTAAAAAATCCGCTGAAAAATATGGAGTAAATGTAGTTATTAACTCTATTGGTTCTCTTTTCACTATATTCTTCACAGATAGAAAAGAGGTTAATAATCTTGAAGATGCTCTTTCATCTAATACAGAGAATTTTGCTATCTACTTCAATACTATGTTAGAGAATGGAATTATCTGCCCTCCATCTCAATTTGAAGCTCACTTTGTGTCTATAGCTCATACTCAAGAGATACTAGATAGAACTTTAGAAGTTATGGATATGGCATTTAAAGCTATTGGAGAAAAAAATGGAAAATAG
- the ispE gene encoding 4-(cytidine 5'-diphospho)-2-C-methyl-D-erythritol kinase: MKFSLNSNAKINIGLNVTGVLPNGYHLLDMVMLPISLADKLEGEIFDEEGDLEITTNKPSIPTGKENILWKIYDKFYKESNLPRKKIKIHLEKVVPHEAGLGGGSSNGAFFLKELNGYHNNYFSLEKLIELGKSIGADIPFFIINKASRVRGIGEKIEEIENNLQADIIVIKPNFGVSTARAYKNMYMLNNKKDANIENIIEGLKNNDINMIENSIENHLEQGLLLEDNNIIEFRKKLEELSKIKFFMSGSGSAYYTFTQNGLETVEAIKEHLQHCEVHLCRGL; the protein is encoded by the coding sequence ATGAAGTTTTCTTTAAATTCAAATGCTAAAATAAATATAGGACTTAATGTAACTGGAGTTTTACCAAATGGTTATCATCTTTTAGATATGGTAATGCTTCCCATATCTCTTGCTGATAAATTAGAGGGAGAGATATTTGATGAAGAGGGAGATTTAGAGATCACTACAAATAAACCAAGTATTCCTACTGGTAAGGAAAATATTTTATGGAAAATATATGATAAATTCTATAAAGAAAGTAACTTACCAAGAAAAAAAATTAAAATTCACTTAGAAAAAGTTGTTCCTCATGAAGCTGGTTTAGGTGGAGGAAGTTCTAATGGGGCATTTTTTTTAAAGGAATTAAACGGATATCACAATAACTATTTTTCATTGGAAAAATTAATAGAATTAGGAAAAAGTATAGGGGCAGATATTCCATTTTTTATTATTAATAAAGCTAGTAGAGTCAGAGGAATAGGAGAAAAAATAGAGGAGATTGAAAATAATCTTCAAGCTGATATTATAGTAATAAAACCTAACTTTGGAGTTTCTACAGCAAGAGCATATAAAAATATGTATATGCTCAATAATAAAAAAGATGCAAACATTGAAAATATAATAGAGGGATTAAAAAATAATGATATAAATATGATAGAAAATTCTATAGAAAATCATTTGGAACAAGGGCTTTTACTAGAAGATAATAATATAATAGAATTTAGAAAAAAATTGGAAGAATTATCAAAAATAAAGTTTTTTATGTCAGGAAGTGGAAGTGCATATTACACATTTACTCAAAATGGACTAGAAACAGTAGAAGCTATAAAGGAGCATTTACAACACTGTGAAGTACATCTTTGCAGAGGGTTATAA